The following are encoded together in the Scomber japonicus isolate fScoJap1 chromosome 20, fScoJap1.pri, whole genome shotgun sequence genome:
- the becn1 gene encoding beclin-1 isoform X1: MEGSKSSSTTMQVSFVCQRCCQPLKLDTSFNVLDRVTIQELITPLVTVTPSKQTDSSVGETVQEETFVENKQDGVSRKYIPPARRMMSTESANSFTLIGEASDGGTMENLSRRLKVTSDLFDIMSGQTDVDHPLCEECTDTLLDHLDTQLNITENECQNYKQCLELLSHLQVEEEETLLTELQQLNEEEEALVQELEAVEEQRAAVAQELTQSRTHSQQLDTEELQYQKEYSEFKRQQLELDDELKSVDNQMRYCQIQLDRLKKTNVFNATFHIWHSGQFGTINNFRLGRLPSVPVEWNEINAAWGQTVLLLHALANKMGLRFQRYRLVPYGNHSYLESLADKSKELPLYCSGGLRFFWDNKFDHAMVAFLDCVQQFKEEVEKGDTGFCLPYRMDVEKGKIEDTGGSGGSYSIKTQFNSEEQWTKALKFMLTNLKWGLAWVTSQFYNR, from the exons ctCCATTGGTCACAGTGACTCCCAGCAAACAGACTGACAGTAGTGTGGGGGAGACAGTACAAGAG GAAACATTTGTAGAAAATAAGCAAGATGGAGTGTCGAGAAAATACATCCCCCCTGCACG CAGGATGATGTCCACAGAGAGCGCCAACAGCTTCACACTGATTGGAGAAGCATCTGATGGAGGCACTATGGAAAATCTAAGCCGGAGACTGAAG GTGACCAGTGACCTGTTTGACATCATGTCAGGTCAGACGGATGTGGACCACCCACTGTGTGAGGAATGTACCGACACCCTACTCGACCACCTGGACACACAGCTCAACATCACAGAGAACGAATGCCAGAATTACAA GCAGTGTCTGGAGCTGCTGTCACACCTgcaggtggaggaagaagagacattactgacagagctgcagcagctgaacgaagaggaggaggctctGGTCCAGGAACTGGAGGCggtggaggagcagagggcCGCTGTAGCCCAGGAACTGACCCAGAGCAGGACCCACTCACAGCAGCTGGACACAGAGGAGCTGCA GTACCAAAAGGAGTACAGTGAGTTTAAGCGGCAACAGCTTGAGCTGGATGATGAGCTGAAGAGCGTTGACAACCAGATGCGTTACTGCCAGATTCAACTAGATCGCTTGAAAAAGACCAACGTCTTCAACGCCACATTTCACATCTG GCACAGCGGGCAGTTTGGTACCATCAACAACTTTCGTCTTGGTCGACTCCCCAGCGTCCCTGTAGAGTGGAATGAGATCAACGCCGCCTGGGGGCAGACGGTGCTGCTTCTCCATGCTCTGGCAAACAAAATGGGACTGCGTTTccagag ATATCGCCTGGTGCCATATGGAAACCACTCATACCTCGAGTCCCTGGCGGACAAATCCAAG GAGCTTCCACTGTACTGCTCTGGTGGCCTGAGGTTCTTCTGGGACAATAAATTCGACCACGCCATGGTGGCCTTCCTAGACTGTGTCCAGCAGTTcaaagaggaggtggagaaaggAGACACAGGCTTCTGCCTTCCTTACAG GATGGATGTGGAGAAAGGCAAAATCGAGGACACGGGTGGCAGTGGTGGCTCCTACTCCATCAAGACCCAGTTCAACTCTGAGGAGCAGTGGACCAAGGCACTCAAATTTATGCTCACCAACCTCAAGTGGGGACTGGCCTGGGTCACCTCACAGTTTTACAACAGATAA
- the becn1 gene encoding beclin-1 isoform X2, giving the protein MEGSKSSSTTMQVSFVCQRCCQPLKLDTSFNVLDRVTIQELITPLVTVTPSKQTDSSVGETVQEETFVENKQDGVSRKYIPPARMMSTESANSFTLIGEASDGGTMENLSRRLKVTSDLFDIMSGQTDVDHPLCEECTDTLLDHLDTQLNITENECQNYKQCLELLSHLQVEEEETLLTELQQLNEEEEALVQELEAVEEQRAAVAQELTQSRTHSQQLDTEELQYQKEYSEFKRQQLELDDELKSVDNQMRYCQIQLDRLKKTNVFNATFHIWHSGQFGTINNFRLGRLPSVPVEWNEINAAWGQTVLLLHALANKMGLRFQRYRLVPYGNHSYLESLADKSKELPLYCSGGLRFFWDNKFDHAMVAFLDCVQQFKEEVEKGDTGFCLPYRMDVEKGKIEDTGGSGGSYSIKTQFNSEEQWTKALKFMLTNLKWGLAWVTSQFYNR; this is encoded by the exons ctCCATTGGTCACAGTGACTCCCAGCAAACAGACTGACAGTAGTGTGGGGGAGACAGTACAAGAG GAAACATTTGTAGAAAATAAGCAAGATGGAGTGTCGAGAAAATACATCCCCCCTGCACG GATGATGTCCACAGAGAGCGCCAACAGCTTCACACTGATTGGAGAAGCATCTGATGGAGGCACTATGGAAAATCTAAGCCGGAGACTGAAG GTGACCAGTGACCTGTTTGACATCATGTCAGGTCAGACGGATGTGGACCACCCACTGTGTGAGGAATGTACCGACACCCTACTCGACCACCTGGACACACAGCTCAACATCACAGAGAACGAATGCCAGAATTACAA GCAGTGTCTGGAGCTGCTGTCACACCTgcaggtggaggaagaagagacattactgacagagctgcagcagctgaacgaagaggaggaggctctGGTCCAGGAACTGGAGGCggtggaggagcagagggcCGCTGTAGCCCAGGAACTGACCCAGAGCAGGACCCACTCACAGCAGCTGGACACAGAGGAGCTGCA GTACCAAAAGGAGTACAGTGAGTTTAAGCGGCAACAGCTTGAGCTGGATGATGAGCTGAAGAGCGTTGACAACCAGATGCGTTACTGCCAGATTCAACTAGATCGCTTGAAAAAGACCAACGTCTTCAACGCCACATTTCACATCTG GCACAGCGGGCAGTTTGGTACCATCAACAACTTTCGTCTTGGTCGACTCCCCAGCGTCCCTGTAGAGTGGAATGAGATCAACGCCGCCTGGGGGCAGACGGTGCTGCTTCTCCATGCTCTGGCAAACAAAATGGGACTGCGTTTccagag ATATCGCCTGGTGCCATATGGAAACCACTCATACCTCGAGTCCCTGGCGGACAAATCCAAG GAGCTTCCACTGTACTGCTCTGGTGGCCTGAGGTTCTTCTGGGACAATAAATTCGACCACGCCATGGTGGCCTTCCTAGACTGTGTCCAGCAGTTcaaagaggaggtggagaaaggAGACACAGGCTTCTGCCTTCCTTACAG GATGGATGTGGAGAAAGGCAAAATCGAGGACACGGGTGGCAGTGGTGGCTCCTACTCCATCAAGACCCAGTTCAACTCTGAGGAGCAGTGGACCAAGGCACTCAAATTTATGCTCACCAACCTCAAGTGGGGACTGGCCTGGGTCACCTCACAGTTTTACAACAGATAA